In one Nocardia tengchongensis genomic region, the following are encoded:
- a CDS encoding helix-turn-helix transcriptional regulator: MLLADNEFGLLTAEELRAPTLAEFVRERRARASTRYPAGLTRKQLAEATHASLGYIAKIEQGEALNPGPAILDSLATVLELDTAERVHLYHLAQQRPAVSSVRALRHGDAAQAAVRTVLDALLPHLAAAIDDSWQVVACNSAFDEALPGLARQGHVLRWMFTDPRSRIVLEEWEREARLMVGRFRAYAAGAPERANLELLLRELGEQPDFRRLWGEGHVAIGRHDPTFTLRNPRTATVFDVRVQRYRATAPGPAHQLFIGLLGA; encoded by the coding sequence ATGCTGTTGGCCGACAACGAATTCGGGTTGCTGACCGCCGAGGAACTGCGCGCGCCCACGCTGGCCGAGTTCGTGCGCGAACGACGCGCGCGGGCGAGCACGCGCTATCCGGCGGGGCTGACCCGCAAGCAGCTGGCCGAGGCCACCCATGCCAGCCTGGGCTACATCGCCAAGATCGAGCAGGGTGAGGCGCTCAATCCCGGTCCGGCCATTCTGGATTCGCTGGCCACGGTGCTGGAGCTGGACACGGCCGAACGCGTCCACCTCTACCATCTGGCCCAGCAGCGCCCGGCGGTGTCGTCGGTGCGGGCGCTGCGTCATGGTGACGCGGCACAGGCGGCGGTACGCACGGTGCTCGACGCGCTGCTTCCGCATCTGGCCGCCGCGATCGACGACAGCTGGCAGGTGGTGGCCTGCAACAGCGCTTTCGACGAGGCGCTGCCCGGGCTGGCCCGCCAGGGGCACGTGCTGCGGTGGATGTTCACCGACCCGCGCTCGCGCATCGTGCTCGAGGAGTGGGAGCGTGAGGCCCGGTTGATGGTGGGCCGATTCCGCGCGTACGCGGCCGGAGCGCCGGAGCGCGCGAATCTCGAGCTACTGTTGCGCGAACTGGGCGAGCAGCCCGACTTCCGGCGGCTGTGGGGCGAGGGGCACGTCGCGATCGGCCGCCACGATCCGACCTTCACCTTGCGAAATCCGCGCACCGCCACAGTGTTCGACGTGCGGGTGCAGCGCTACCGCGCGACCGCGCCCGGCCCGGCGCATCAGCTGTTCATCGGGTTGCTGGGCGCCTGA
- a CDS encoding 2-deoxy-scyllo-inosose synthase yields the protein MASNSLSRDESGLRSRTIVIGDRSFPYHFGRDCVAEIGAAIAELRPDKLVFVTDDDVAARYRHHLDTLAGSIPALILSHPSGESMKTLTCLSSHLETALRAGVTRRSVVVSFGGGVPGNLAGLMANLLFRGVRLVHVPTTTIAAMDSVLSLKQAINSGVGKNHLGTYYSPEAVFTDVELFTTLPERELRSGLCEMAKNCLAIQPSALAGLREVIAAGDMASPKSLLWLLDASIAAKSAVTRDDTFERREGLVLEYGHTAGHAIEICDHRARGVAGLPHGAAIALGMLVAAHISHARGGLSDDEVSVHYEIVTGLGVEPALPAAVGVDDVLAVIADDNKKGYLPPRPDTVPFVLLRSLGRPERTGDLPLVPVAVREIRAALDVIAQQSAAAPVAVG from the coding sequence ATGGCCAGTAATTCATTGTCTCGCGACGAATCGGGTCTGCGGTCGCGCACGATAGTGATCGGCGACCGATCGTTCCCCTACCATTTCGGCCGCGACTGCGTCGCCGAGATCGGCGCGGCGATCGCCGAACTGCGACCCGACAAACTCGTGTTCGTCACCGACGACGACGTTGCGGCCCGCTACCGCCACCACCTCGACACCCTGGCCGGATCGATTCCCGCGCTGATCCTCTCGCATCCCTCCGGCGAATCCATGAAAACGCTCACCTGCTTGTCGTCGCATCTGGAAACCGCGCTGCGGGCGGGCGTCACGCGCCGCTCGGTGGTGGTGTCCTTCGGTGGCGGCGTGCCCGGCAATCTGGCCGGGCTGATGGCGAACCTGCTGTTCCGGGGCGTGCGACTGGTGCATGTGCCGACCACGACCATCGCGGCTATGGATTCGGTGCTCTCGCTCAAGCAAGCCATCAATTCCGGGGTCGGCAAGAATCACCTGGGCACCTATTACTCGCCTGAAGCGGTATTCACCGACGTCGAGCTGTTCACCACCCTGCCCGAACGCGAATTGCGTTCCGGCCTGTGCGAAATGGCGAAGAATTGCCTCGCGATCCAGCCCTCGGCGCTGGCCGGGCTGCGGGAGGTCATCGCGGCCGGGGATATGGCCAGTCCGAAATCTCTGCTGTGGCTGCTGGATGCGAGCATCGCCGCGAAATCGGCGGTCACCCGCGACGACACCTTCGAGCGTCGCGAAGGGCTGGTGCTCGAATACGGGCACACCGCCGGGCACGCCATCGAGATCTGCGACCACCGGGCGCGCGGAGTGGCCGGACTTCCGCACGGCGCGGCGATTGCGCTGGGAATGCTGGTGGCCGCGCATATCTCGCACGCACGCGGCGGGCTGTCCGACGATGAGGTCAGCGTGCACTACGAGATCGTCACCGGATTGGGTGTGGAACCCGCGCTGCCCGCCGCGGTCGGTGTCGACGATGTGCTCGCGGTGATCGCCGACGACAACAAGAAGGGGTATCTGCCGCCGCGACCGGACACCGTGCCGTTCGTGCTGCTGCGGTCGCTCGGCCGGCCCGAGCGCACCGGTGACTTGCCGCTGGTGCCGGTGGCGGTGCGCGAGATCCGGGCCGCCCTCGACGTCATCGCCCAGCAGTCGGCCGCCGCGCCGGTCGCGGTCGGGTAG
- a CDS encoding GNAT family N-acetyltransferase, with protein MTSELMADWQSRTIDGIRTRRAVGTDWEALRGRYDRAFGGVKTHDFEAWKQQFRLEDIAVVEDVTEAGDPRIVGTAAIIRTTVTAPGGAQLTVAACAQGMVATTHQKRGIYAKVQAELMAIAMETEADVFAAMPGPGGSYAYVGVTTHTRHLCIDRGRAKLRASEGDPGQVRESLYGESMTELRSVYARWQRATPGALDRAESWWLSSLDPRAFVLTHPDGYAVYELAGDTVHVRDFCALTVPAHRELLRCLLGQGEYARILLDTAVDDPTPLLLEDARAAAVTGVDAGLSTWILNLPKAIGAREFRGDFHGVIEVADPWGLSAGTYALDITGGHGRWTAAEGVAADVRIGPLELTTAYFGTHSIGELERAGRVRSLTAGAADTLDRAFAATRKPFNTTPF; from the coding sequence ATGACATCCGAACTCATGGCCGACTGGCAGAGCCGCACCATCGACGGCATCCGCACCCGCCGGGCCGTCGGCACCGACTGGGAGGCGCTGCGCGGACGCTACGACCGCGCCTTCGGGGGCGTGAAGACCCACGACTTCGAGGCGTGGAAGCAGCAGTTCCGGCTCGAGGACATCGCCGTCGTGGAGGACGTCACCGAGGCCGGCGACCCGCGGATCGTGGGCACCGCGGCCATCATTCGCACCACCGTCACCGCGCCCGGCGGCGCCCAGCTCACCGTCGCGGCGTGCGCGCAGGGCATGGTCGCGACCACCCATCAGAAGCGCGGCATCTACGCCAAGGTGCAGGCCGAGCTGATGGCCATCGCCATGGAAACCGAAGCCGACGTGTTCGCCGCCATGCCCGGGCCGGGCGGCAGCTACGCCTACGTCGGCGTCACCACCCACACGCGGCATCTGTGCATCGACCGCGGACGAGCGAAACTACGGGCGTCCGAAGGAGATCCGGGGCAGGTGCGGGAATCGCTGTACGGCGAATCCATGACGGAGCTGCGCAGTGTCTACGCACGCTGGCAGCGGGCCACACCTGGTGCACTGGATCGCGCCGAGTCCTGGTGGCTGAGCTCCCTCGACCCGCGCGCCTTCGTCCTGACCCACCCGGACGGGTACGCGGTCTACGAACTCGCCGGGGACACCGTGCACGTGCGCGACTTCTGCGCGCTCACGGTGCCCGCCCACCGCGAACTGCTGCGCTGCCTGCTCGGACAGGGCGAATACGCCCGCATCCTGCTCGACACCGCTGTCGACGACCCGACCCCGCTGCTGCTCGAGGACGCCCGCGCGGCCGCGGTGACCGGCGTCGACGCGGGCCTGTCGACCTGGATTCTCAACCTGCCCAAGGCCATCGGCGCGCGCGAGTTCCGCGGCGACTTCCACGGCGTGATCGAGGTGGCCGACCCGTGGGGACTGAGCGCGGGCACCTACGCCCTCGACATCACCGGCGGGCACGGCCGCTGGACCGCCGCTGAGGGCGTGGCCGCCGATGTCCGTATCGGCCCGCTCGAGCTCACCACCGCCTACTTCGGCACCCACAGCATCGGCGAACTCGAGCGTGCCGGGCGCGTGCGATCGCTCACCGCGGGCGCCGCCGACACTCTCGACCGCGCGTTCGCCGCCACGCGGAAACCCTTCAACACCACCCCTTTCTGA
- a CDS encoding cytochrome P450, translated as MRTLLQPHFSPKRMRELRPRVEQLTTELLDAMEAQGSPADLQAALALPLPLLVICELLGVPYEDRNRFRDWVDAVGHVTDRAKVEQGVAELFAYCLHLVGRKRRDPGDDVVSRLCAVDGVTDDEIATHAMVLLFAGHETSAVQIGVGVRMLLENPAQWQLLRDRPELVATAAEELLRACDASSLPRYARHELTIGDTDIAAGDLVLLGVASANHDRAAFTHPEQVDITRQESAHFLFGYGPRYCLGAPLARLELQVAFGQLVARFPTLTFAVDPATLRERDDIFTGGLTALPVRW; from the coding sequence ATGCGGACCCTGCTGCAACCGCACTTCTCGCCGAAACGCATGCGGGAACTGCGGCCGCGCGTCGAGCAACTCACCACCGAACTGCTCGACGCCATGGAGGCCCAGGGTTCGCCCGCCGACCTGCAAGCCGCCCTCGCGCTGCCACTGCCGCTGCTGGTGATCTGCGAACTGCTCGGCGTCCCGTACGAGGACCGGAATCGCTTCCGCGACTGGGTGGACGCGGTCGGTCATGTCACCGACCGCGCCAAGGTCGAGCAGGGCGTGGCCGAATTGTTCGCGTACTGCCTGCACCTGGTCGGGCGTAAACGCCGCGACCCCGGCGACGACGTGGTGTCCCGCCTGTGCGCGGTCGACGGCGTCACCGACGACGAAATCGCCACCCACGCCATGGTTCTGTTGTTCGCCGGCCACGAAACCTCCGCCGTGCAGATCGGTGTCGGCGTCCGCATGCTGCTCGAGAACCCCGCGCAATGGCAGCTGCTGCGCGACCGCCCCGAGCTGGTCGCGACCGCGGCCGAAGAACTGCTGCGCGCCTGCGACGCCAGTAGCCTGCCGCGCTACGCCCGCCACGAACTCACCATCGGCGACACCGACATCGCCGCCGGCGATCTGGTCCTGCTCGGGGTGGCCTCCGCCAACCATGATCGCGCCGCCTTCACCCACCCCGAACAGGTCGACATCACCCGGCAGGAATCGGCGCACTTCCTCTTCGGCTACGGCCCCCGCTACTGCCTCGGCGCGCCGCTGGCCCGCCTCGAACTCCAGGTCGCGTTCGGCCAGTTGGTGGCCCGATTCCCCACCCTAACCTTCGCCGTCGACCCCGCGACTCTGCGAGAACGCGACGACATCTTCACCGGCGGGCTTACCGCTCTGCCGGTGCGGTGGTAG
- a CDS encoding DUF3237 domain-containing protein → MDTRIKDVGAVETDFLFDLVADLNPPLSIGGPLGHRTMFGVAAGSFEGPKIRGEVLPGGGDWAVFRPDGNMHLDVRLTLRTDDGELVSMSYGGRWIIPAELRTAVKDPAVNRAIDPAQYYWRTTVLFETGSERYSWLNDIVAVGSGYLVEGGVAYRVSEVL, encoded by the coding sequence ATGGACACACGGATCAAGGATGTCGGGGCGGTCGAGACGGACTTCTTGTTCGATCTGGTGGCGGACTTGAATCCGCCCTTGAGCATCGGCGGGCCGCTCGGGCACAGGACGATGTTCGGTGTGGCCGCCGGGAGCTTCGAGGGGCCGAAGATCCGCGGGGAGGTGCTGCCCGGCGGCGGCGACTGGGCGGTGTTCCGGCCGGACGGCAATATGCATCTCGATGTGCGACTCACACTGCGGACCGACGACGGCGAGCTGGTGTCCATGAGCTACGGAGGGCGGTGGATCATCCCCGCCGAATTGCGGACTGCGGTCAAGGATCCCGCCGTCAACAGGGCGATCGACCCGGCGCAATACTACTGGCGCACGACGGTGCTGTTCGAGACCGGGTCGGAACGCTATTCGTGGTTGAACGACATCGTGGCGGTGGGGTCGGGCTATCTGGTCGAGGGCGGGGTCGCCTACCGGGTTTCCGAGGTTCTGTGA
- a CDS encoding GlxA family transcriptional regulator, giving the protein MYEGDLDTGSGASRLRVGVLAYPGAFGSQIYAIPDLLTIAGHVAPGAQPPEIVVMSPRRHVVAAGGIRVAVAPLREVDVLVVPGFDTGATPEFTSVAARLAPEIAAIRQHRAQGAKVVSICVGAFLLAEAGLLAGREATTSWLYAPDLAETYPDVTVIAERTVVVAAEVITTAAFSAMYDLALTLVREHHGDRVARTTARVTLLDDTRTRQTPYVDPGLIPARWGGQLSRQVTRYLDRNLDQRYDLDALAAVVGVSPRTLLRRFARETQQTPLEYLQQTRVRRAGLLLEETDHSVARISHLVGYRDAATFAKLFRRHTGCAPGEYRTAFQRTTAQDR; this is encoded by the coding sequence ATGTATGAGGGTGATCTGGACACAGGGTCGGGTGCGAGCCGGTTGCGGGTGGGGGTGCTGGCGTATCCGGGGGCGTTCGGGTCGCAGATCTATGCGATTCCGGATCTGCTGACGATCGCCGGGCACGTTGCTCCGGGGGCGCAACCGCCGGAGATCGTCGTTATGTCGCCGCGGCGGCATGTCGTCGCGGCCGGCGGAATCCGGGTGGCGGTGGCACCGCTGCGCGAGGTCGATGTGCTGGTTGTCCCCGGGTTCGATACGGGAGCCACTCCGGAGTTCACCAGCGTCGCAGCCCGATTGGCGCCGGAGATCGCCGCGATCCGGCAGCACCGCGCTCAGGGAGCGAAGGTGGTCTCGATTTGCGTTGGAGCGTTTCTGCTGGCCGAAGCCGGATTGCTCGCCGGGCGTGAGGCGACCACCTCGTGGCTCTACGCACCCGACCTGGCCGAGACGTACCCGGATGTCACCGTTATCGCCGAGCGCACGGTGGTCGTCGCCGCGGAGGTGATCACCACGGCCGCCTTCAGTGCCATGTACGACCTCGCGCTGACGCTGGTGCGCGAACATCACGGCGACCGGGTCGCGCGCACCACCGCGCGGGTGACGCTGCTCGACGACACCCGAACTCGGCAGACGCCCTATGTCGATCCGGGGCTGATCCCGGCTCGCTGGGGTGGTCAGCTCTCGCGGCAGGTCACGCGATACCTCGATCGAAACCTCGACCAGCGCTACGACCTCGACGCACTGGCCGCGGTCGTCGGGGTCAGTCCGCGCACCTTGCTGCGTCGGTTCGCGCGCGAAACACAGCAGACGCCATTGGAATACCTCCAGCAAACGAGGGTGCGGCGGGCCGGTCTGCTCCTCGAAGAAACCGACCACTCGGTGGCGAGGATCAGTCACCTTGTCGGGTACCGAGACGCGGCAACCTTCGCCAAACTCTTCCGGCGCCACACCGGCTGCGCACCCGGCGAATACCGCACCGCCTTCCAACGCACCACCGCACAGGACCGCTGA
- a CDS encoding dienelactone hydrolase family protein, with amino-acid sequence MEPDDTLQDFTRRGITIDAVTKIVHVSGSGPAVVLMPELPGISPDVARLARWIREAGFTVYMPSLFGIDGAYPTVELGKQIYNRICVSAEFRILAGTGTSPVTTWLRGLARIAHQECGGPGVGAIGLCLTGNFALTMTLERSVIAPVINHPSLPFDDPAAIELSPTDAATIAARFEREDLRALGYRFEGDKWCTAARFATYQSILGPRFAPRVLPTDSANPTPPPFFAHVVQTPHSVVTAHLVNQPDHPTLQARDEILSFLTTRLTLPPS; translated from the coding sequence ATGGAGCCCGACGACACCCTGCAAGACTTCACCCGACGCGGCATCACCATCGACGCCGTCACCAAGATCGTGCACGTATCCGGCTCCGGCCCCGCCGTAGTCCTGATGCCCGAATTGCCCGGCATCAGCCCCGACGTAGCCCGCTTGGCCCGCTGGATCCGAGAAGCCGGCTTCACCGTCTACATGCCCTCCCTCTTCGGCATCGACGGCGCCTACCCCACAGTCGAACTCGGCAAGCAGATCTACAACCGCATCTGCGTCAGCGCCGAATTCCGCATCCTGGCCGGCACCGGCACCAGCCCCGTCACCACCTGGCTCCGCGGCCTGGCCCGCATCGCCCACCAGGAATGCGGAGGCCCCGGCGTAGGCGCGATAGGCCTCTGCCTGACAGGCAATTTCGCCCTCACCATGACCCTCGAACGCTCAGTAATCGCCCCGGTGATCAACCACCCATCCCTACCCTTCGACGACCCCGCTGCAATCGAACTTTCCCCCACAGACGCCGCCACCATCGCCGCCCGCTTCGAACGCGAAGACCTACGAGCCTTGGGCTACCGCTTCGAAGGCGACAAATGGTGCACCGCAGCCAGATTCGCCACCTACCAATCCATCCTAGGCCCCCGCTTCGCCCCCCGAGTCCTCCCCACCGACTCCGCCAACCCCACCCCACCCCCCTTCTTCGCCCACGTAGTCCAAACCCCCCACAGCGTTGTAACCGCCCACTTGGTCAACCAACCCGACCACCCCACCCTCCAAGCCCGAGACGAAATCCTGTCCTTCCTGACGACCCGGCTGACCCTGCCCCCGTCATAG
- a CDS encoding helix-turn-helix domain-containing protein, with amino-acid sequence MSNERLRAAMAAGGWTHASLAEATGMDPKSVERWVNLGRIPRRRTAIRAAETLGQDVHVLWPALRQARTARAVSPELVALYDQRADVPASAFVNMFATARDNIDVLVYAAVFLHEAYPRLNDLLIERAEAGCAIRIAVGDADSANVQQRGKEEKFGYGIESRCRLALLHYRDLQATPGIELRTHATTLYNSIYRADQEMLVNAHLWGVNAFGAPVWHLRRTLDGGLFDTYTESFNAVWRTARAVEG; translated from the coding sequence ATGTCGAATGAGCGGCTGCGGGCCGCCATGGCCGCGGGCGGATGGACCCACGCGAGCTTGGCTGAAGCGACCGGTATGGATCCGAAATCGGTTGAACGCTGGGTGAACCTGGGCCGCATCCCGCGTCGGCGTACCGCGATCCGAGCCGCCGAAACCCTCGGTCAGGATGTCCACGTGTTGTGGCCCGCGCTCCGGCAGGCGCGGACAGCGCGTGCGGTCAGCCCCGAACTCGTCGCCCTCTACGACCAACGCGCAGACGTTCCAGCGTCGGCGTTCGTGAACATGTTCGCCACGGCACGCGACAACATCGACGTCCTGGTCTACGCGGCTGTGTTCCTCCACGAGGCGTACCCCAGGCTCAACGATCTGCTGATCGAAAGGGCCGAGGCGGGTTGCGCAATACGGATAGCGGTGGGCGATGCCGACAGCGCCAACGTCCAACAACGCGGCAAGGAGGAGAAATTCGGGTACGGAATCGAATCCCGGTGTCGTCTCGCCCTGCTCCACTACCGGGACTTGCAGGCGACGCCGGGCATCGAGCTGCGGACGCACGCTACGACGCTCTACAACAGCATTTACCGCGCTGACCAGGAAATGTTGGTCAACGCCCACCTGTGGGGTGTGAACGCTTTCGGCGCGCCCGTCTGGCACTTGCGCCGTACGCTCGATGGCGGCCTGTTCGACACGTACACCGAGAGCTTCAACGCGGTCTGGCGAACCGCCCGAGCCGTGGAAGGGTGA
- a CDS encoding NUDIX domain-containing protein: MARTEFYDDPAAPEPNSLVVAASAVVCDEQGRILLQRRADSGLWALPGGGMEMTDSLPGCAVREVKEETGLDIEITGLVGTYTDPRHVIAYSDGEVRRQFNVCFLARAIGGDLAISDESIELRFVAPTELDALDMHHTQRLRLTHYLAGRSTPYLG; encoded by the coding sequence GTGGCGCGCACCGAGTTCTACGACGACCCAGCCGCACCGGAGCCCAACAGTCTGGTGGTCGCGGCTTCGGCGGTGGTGTGTGATGAGCAGGGGCGCATTCTGCTGCAGCGGCGCGCTGACAGTGGCCTGTGGGCGCTACCCGGCGGTGGCATGGAGATGACCGACAGCCTGCCCGGCTGCGCCGTACGGGAGGTCAAAGAAGAGACCGGTCTCGACATCGAAATCACCGGCCTCGTGGGGACTTACACCGACCCGCGCCATGTGATCGCCTATAGCGACGGCGAAGTCCGACGTCAGTTCAACGTGTGCTTCCTGGCGCGTGCCATCGGCGGCGACCTGGCCATCTCCGACGAATCCATTGAACTTCGGTTCGTCGCTCCCACCGAACTCGACGCACTCGACATGCACCACACGCAACGACTCCGGCTGACTCACTACCTGGCAGGGCGATCCACGCCTTACCTCGGCTGA
- a CDS encoding pyridoxine 5'-phosphate oxidase C-terminal domain-containing protein: MTFYWPELVRQIRNSGPVVADPTEVAAADFLARPIGSRQMALTRRQSQPFNDYSELDEALDRAGRELEIAPDQVPTEWMSYAVQPDEIEFWQGDPARRHKRVLYRLVNGVWSRNLLWP, encoded by the coding sequence ATGACCTTCTATTGGCCGGAACTGGTGCGACAGATCCGAAACTCGGGTCCGGTCGTGGCGGATCCGACCGAGGTCGCGGCAGCCGACTTCCTCGCCCGGCCGATCGGCTCGCGGCAGATGGCGCTGACTCGACGCCAGAGTCAGCCCTTCAACGACTACTCAGAACTCGACGAGGCTCTCGACCGGGCGGGGCGTGAGCTGGAAATCGCTCCGGACCAGGTGCCGACGGAGTGGATGTCGTATGCGGTCCAGCCCGATGAGATCGAGTTCTGGCAAGGCGACCCGGCACGCCGCCACAAACGTGTCCTATACCGGCTCGTCAACGGCGTGTGGTCGCGAAACCTGTTGTGGCCCTGA
- a CDS encoding GNAT family N-acetyltransferase has protein sequence MIRRTHTREVIGTTSFHLEHWPWPGRNTATPEAPDAVEIGSTWLSHSAQGIGTNREAKFLLLDYAFIHWQVHRVRFRTDVRNTRSRRAIESLGATLDGILRADFSDPDATVRDSAYYAILASEWPTLRESFAAE, from the coding sequence GTGATTCGCCGCACCCACACCCGAGAGGTCATCGGCACCACCAGCTTCCACCTCGAACACTGGCCCTGGCCTGGCCGAAATACCGCAACCCCCGAGGCCCCGGACGCCGTAGAAATAGGCTCCACCTGGCTGTCGCACTCCGCCCAGGGCATCGGCACCAACCGCGAAGCCAAATTCCTCCTCCTCGACTACGCCTTCATCCACTGGCAAGTCCACCGAGTCCGCTTCCGCACCGACGTCCGCAACACCCGGTCCCGTCGAGCCATCGAATCTCTCGGCGCCACCCTCGACGGCATCCTTCGAGCCGACTTCTCCGATCCAGACGCCACCGTCCGAGACTCCGCTTACTACGCGATCCTCGCTTCTGAATGGCCCACTCTGCGGGAGTCGTTCGCGGCCGAATGA
- a CDS encoding YafY family protein: MPTASSTATSRRLLSLLSLLQVRRDWPGSLLAQRLGVSERTVRRDVDRLRELGYLVHAVKGPDGGYRLEAGSELPPLLFDDEQAIALAVALRIAVGAAAGIEEAAARALATVRQVLPARLRQRIDVLDITAVESAGRGGGPRVDTEVLLALSAAIRAAEELRFDYQSPTPAADTGLQPPRRVMPHHLVIRGGRWYLIGWSPQRGNWRIYRVDRMRLRTPNGPRFIPRPLPGGDVAAFVSSRFKGSAGINDWPCHGEVILDLPAAQVAPFVGDGVVEELGPTRTRLLIGSWSWAGLAATLTRFDTDIHVIGPQALRDAFADLSRRAERAARSNIGKSAALPRISPST, from the coding sequence ATGCCGACCGCCTCCTCGACAGCAACCTCCCGTCGTCTGCTCTCACTGCTGTCGTTGCTGCAGGTCCGCCGCGACTGGCCGGGCAGCTTGCTCGCCCAGCGGCTCGGAGTCAGTGAACGCACCGTGCGCCGCGATGTCGATCGCCTGCGCGAGCTCGGGTACCTCGTCCACGCGGTCAAAGGACCCGATGGCGGCTACCGGCTCGAGGCGGGCAGCGAACTGCCACCGCTGCTCTTCGATGACGAGCAAGCGATCGCCCTGGCCGTGGCGCTGCGGATCGCGGTCGGGGCGGCGGCGGGTATCGAAGAGGCTGCCGCCCGAGCGCTGGCGACCGTACGACAGGTTCTGCCCGCACGACTGCGCCAGCGCATCGACGTCCTCGATATCACTGCGGTCGAATCGGCTGGGCGCGGCGGCGGACCCCGAGTCGACACCGAAGTCCTGCTCGCACTGAGCGCAGCCATTCGAGCCGCCGAGGAGCTGCGGTTCGACTACCAGTCACCGACTCCGGCTGCCGACACCGGTCTGCAGCCGCCGCGTCGAGTAATGCCCCACCACTTGGTGATCCGGGGCGGGCGCTGGTACCTGATCGGATGGAGTCCGCAGCGCGGGAACTGGCGCATCTACCGTGTCGACCGCATGCGGTTGCGGACCCCCAACGGGCCGCGCTTCATCCCCCGGCCACTGCCCGGCGGTGATGTCGCAGCCTTTGTCTCCTCCCGGTTCAAAGGCTCCGCGGGCATAAACGATTGGCCGTGCCACGGCGAGGTGATCCTCGATCTCCCCGCCGCTCAGGTGGCGCCGTTCGTCGGCGACGGTGTCGTCGAGGAGCTCGGGCCAACCCGCACCAGACTGCTGATCGGGTCCTGGTCGTGGGCCGGGCTCGCAGCCACACTGACCCGGTTCGACACCGATATCCACGTCATCGGCCCACAGGCCCTCCGCGATGCGTTCGCCGATCTGTCCCGCCGCGCCGAGCGCGCCGCACGCTCCAATATCGGGAAATCAGCGGCGTTGCCGAGGATCTCGCCGAGCACGTAG
- a CDS encoding VOC family protein translates to MSVNTVAHLNFHGQARAALEFYQSVFGGQITIATYADFGMPAGTPGATNVVFGQVVADNGFRVMAYDVPGPDAPVAAGAPTTRRENGTTTTAEPFFLSVRGDTVEEVGALWKLLAEDATVIEEFAGAQWTPGFGMLRDRFGVTWILDVAVDR, encoded by the coding sequence ATGTCGGTCAACACAGTTGCCCACTTGAACTTCCACGGGCAGGCTCGTGCAGCGCTCGAGTTCTACCAGTCGGTGTTCGGTGGCCAGATCACCATCGCCACCTACGCTGACTTCGGAATGCCCGCCGGGACGCCCGGCGCCACCAACGTGGTGTTCGGTCAGGTCGTCGCCGACAACGGGTTCCGGGTCATGGCCTACGACGTGCCAGGCCCGGATGCACCGGTCGCGGCGGGCGCGCCGACCACCCGCCGCGAGAACGGCACCACCACTACCGCGGAACCGTTCTTCCTGTCGGTGCGCGGCGACACCGTCGAGGAAGTCGGCGCACTGTGGAAACTCCTCGCCGAGGATGCCACGGTCATCGAAGAATTCGCCGGGGCCCAGTGGACGCCCGGCTTCGGGATGCTGCGCGATCGTTTCGGTGTCACCTGGATCCTCGACGTCGCGGTCGATCGATAA
- a CDS encoding EthD family reductase — protein MHRLLVLYPKPADPDHFREYYVTKHLPLVREMPGLLAYRYSFDVAATKGEAPYFAVFEADFADATALAAARSSAQGQRAAADVVNYATGGAVVIDYPVQDGIG, from the coding sequence ATGCATAGGTTGCTGGTCCTGTATCCCAAGCCCGCCGACCCTGACCACTTCCGCGAGTACTACGTGACCAAACACCTTCCGCTGGTGAGGGAGATGCCCGGCCTGCTTGCGTATCGCTACAGCTTCGATGTGGCGGCGACCAAGGGAGAAGCGCCGTATTTCGCGGTTTTCGAAGCCGACTTCGCCGACGCCACCGCGTTGGCCGCGGCGCGGTCGTCGGCCCAAGGTCAGCGGGCTGCCGCCGATGTCGTCAACTACGCCACCGGCGGTGCGGTCGTCATCGACTATCCGGTGCAGGACGGCATCGGCTGA